In Puntigrus tetrazona isolate hp1 chromosome 7, ASM1883169v1, whole genome shotgun sequence, the following are encoded in one genomic region:
- the phf21aa gene encoding PHD finger protein 21Aa isoform X2, whose product MMELQNLQEALKVEIQIHQKLVSQMKQDPQNADLKLQLRDLQAKITALSERQKKVVEQLRRDLLVKQEDMKLQTLQADGQTSTLLITQTQTPLPAASLTTPQSSVAPVIASKTLPLVLRAAAPTSPIIMTPAPTITVVTTLGSTLLASPPSSDPQKSPVNFQPVIQTTNQGAEPVRVIPNSTVVVQAASQPIKVPQFVPPTRQTTRPAPLPQVRPKPPASLSPAAGQVSVHTLQSPVLLSTALPSSGHVQQMRILNGLPCPNSSNSTSILISPSTHTLPSAQTYTQQLPHNSPSSDNTIPAVEYGTEPKTSLLISPDTPTQTSPPLSLDAPSSPAPTNTHTPSSKHQESPLKLAFMLSLGLVTRDYLEEIQSRRQERKRRTTANPIYSGAMFEPERKKSSVSYLSSINQSSRKRANEDSLSEILQKEDAIEWPGTLAIVHSYISYKAAKEGEKDRLKRWSSELRQERETLEHRIGQLSNSITRCMDSKNSVLDQQREMEASLEKMRGLVRLIRGIQLSPFICPGAMANGETSHNGASKPSSSSAVTTDTNNNTNAPTSSSEATVIISTLTNTSDGLKQIATNNNPETAGAKSDEESAQINSPSRIKSEPTNANAAAFSNNSSNQAVLGTNGTVSAGEENTKKHKNNSDLSVIPQALLGSIVPLTEVTEGVK is encoded by the exons aAAAAGGTGGTGGAGCAGTTAAGGAGGGATCTACTGGTGAAACAGGAAGATATGAAGCTGCAGACACTACAAGCCGATGGGCAAACGTCTACCTTGCTcatcacacagacacagacgcCTCTGCCCGCTGCCAGCCTCACTACTCCACAG AGCTCTGTGGCCCCTGTCATTGCTTCAAAGACTCTACCTCTGGTGCTGAGAGCTGCCGCACCCACCTCACCTATCATCATGACACCAGCACCTACTATCACCGTGGTTACAACCCTTGGCAGCACACTCCTGGCAAGCCCTCCTAGCTCAGATCCTCAAAAGTCCCCAGTAAACTTCCAACCGGTCATCCAAACGACCAATCAGGGTGCAGAGCCAGTGCGAGTCATACCCAATAGCACCGTTGTC GTGCAAGCTGCCTCCCAACCAATCAAAGTTCCTCAGTTTGTCCCACCAACCAGACAGACAACACGGCCAGCCCCTCTACCGCAG gTCAGGCCAAAACCCCCAGCATCTTTGTCTCCAGCTGCTGGTCAGGTTTCCGTGCACACCTTACAGTCACCGGTGTTACTGAGCACTGCCCTTCCTTCCTCTGGTCACGTCCAGCAGATGCGAATCCTCAATGGCCTGCCCTGCCCCAACAGCTCTAACAGCACAAGCATCCTGATCTCCCCATCTACACACACGCTGCCATCagcacagacatacacacagcaaTTACCTCACAACAGCCCAAGCTCTGACAACACG ATACCCGCAGTGGAATATGGGACAGAGCCAAAGACTTCATTGCTCATCTCTCCAGACACGCCTACACAAACTTCACCTCCACTGTCTTTAGATGCACCATCTTCACCTGCCcccaccaacacacacactccttccTCCAAACATCAGGAGAGCCCTCTG AAACTGGCCTTCATGTTGTCTTTGGGACTGGTCACGCGTGACTATTTAGAAG AGATACAAAGCAGGCGTCAGGAACGCAAGAGACGAACAACAGCAAATCCAATATATAGCGGAGCTATGTTTGAACCAGAG CGGAAGAAGAGCTCAGTGTCGTATCTGAGTTCCATAAACCAGTCCAGCAGGAAGAGAG CCAATGAGGACAGCTTGTCAGAG aTTCTGCAGAAGGAAGATGCCATTGAGTGGCCAGGGACTCTTGCTATTGTCCATTCCTACATCTCCTATAAAGCAG ctaaagagggagagaaagatcGTCTGAAGAGATGGAGCTCAGAGCTGCGGCAGGAGAGAGAGACGCTGGAGCACAGAATCGGACAACTCAGCAACTCTATAACA AGATGTATGGACAGCAAGAACAGCGTACTGGACCagcagagagagatggaggcTTCGCTTGAGAAAATGAGAGGGCTGGTGCGTCTGATCAGAGGGATCCAGTTGTCTCCCTTCATCTGCCCTGGAGCCATGGCTAACGGAGAAACCTCCCACAACGGAGCTTCCAAACCCAGCAGCTCCAGTGCGGTCACCACAGacacaaacaacaacacaaatgCCCCAACAAGCTCCTCGGAAGCTACGGTGATAATAAGCACCCTCACAAACACGAGCGACGGCTTAAAGCAGATCGCCACAAAtaacaacccagagaccgccgGTGCGAAGAGCGATGAGGAGAGCGCACAGATCAACAGCCCATCCAGGATCAAGAGCGAACCCACAAATGCAAACGCCGCAGCCTTCAGCAATAACAGCAGCAACCAGGCGGTTCTCGGTACCAACGGAACCGTGTCTGCCGGGGAGgagaatacaaaaaaacacaaaaacaacagtgACCTCAGCGTCATCCCACAGGCCCTCCTCGGCTCAATCGTGCCCCTTACAGAAGTGACAGAGGGGGTGAAATAG
- the phf21aa gene encoding PHD finger protein 21Aa isoform X5 has protein sequence MVFKTADVGKAAVLGFGKKRSMMELQNLQEALKVEIQIHQKLVSQMKQDPQKKVVEQLRRDLLVKQEDMKLQTLQADGQTSTLLITQTQTPLPAASLTTPQSSVAPVIASKTLPLVLRAAAPTSPIIMTPAPTITVVTTLGSTLLASPPSSDPQKSPVNFQPVIQTTNQGAEPVRVIPNSTVVVRPKPPASLSPAAGQVSVHTLQSPVLLSTALPSSGHVQQMRILNGLPCPNSSNSTSILISPSTHTLPSAQTYTQQLPHNSPSSDNTIPAVEYGTEPKTSLLISPDTPTQTSPPLSLDAPSSPAPTNTHTPSSKHQESPLKLAFMLSLGLVTRDYLEEIQSRRQERKRRTTANPIYSGAMFEPERKKSSVSYLSSINQSSRKRANEDSLSEILQKEDAIEWPGTLAIVHSYISYKAAKEGEKDRLKRWSSELRQERETLEHRIGQLSNSITRCMDSKNSVLDQQREMEASLEKMRGLVRLIRGIQLSPFICPGAMANGETSHNGASKPSSSSAVTTDTNNNTNAPTSSSEATVIISTLTNTSDGLKQIATNNNPETAGAKSDEESAQINSPSRIKSEPTNANAAAFSNNSSNQAVLGTNGTVSAGEENTKKHKNNSDLSVIPQALLGSIVPLTEVTEGVK, from the exons aAAAAGGTGGTGGAGCAGTTAAGGAGGGATCTACTGGTGAAACAGGAAGATATGAAGCTGCAGACACTACAAGCCGATGGGCAAACGTCTACCTTGCTcatcacacagacacagacgcCTCTGCCCGCTGCCAGCCTCACTACTCCACAG AGCTCTGTGGCCCCTGTCATTGCTTCAAAGACTCTACCTCTGGTGCTGAGAGCTGCCGCACCCACCTCACCTATCATCATGACACCAGCACCTACTATCACCGTGGTTACAACCCTTGGCAGCACACTCCTGGCAAGCCCTCCTAGCTCAGATCCTCAAAAGTCCCCAGTAAACTTCCAACCGGTCATCCAAACGACCAATCAGGGTGCAGAGCCAGTGCGAGTCATACCCAATAGCACCGTTGTC gTCAGGCCAAAACCCCCAGCATCTTTGTCTCCAGCTGCTGGTCAGGTTTCCGTGCACACCTTACAGTCACCGGTGTTACTGAGCACTGCCCTTCCTTCCTCTGGTCACGTCCAGCAGATGCGAATCCTCAATGGCCTGCCCTGCCCCAACAGCTCTAACAGCACAAGCATCCTGATCTCCCCATCTACACACACGCTGCCATCagcacagacatacacacagcaaTTACCTCACAACAGCCCAAGCTCTGACAACACG ATACCCGCAGTGGAATATGGGACAGAGCCAAAGACTTCATTGCTCATCTCTCCAGACACGCCTACACAAACTTCACCTCCACTGTCTTTAGATGCACCATCTTCACCTGCCcccaccaacacacacactccttccTCCAAACATCAGGAGAGCCCTCTG AAACTGGCCTTCATGTTGTCTTTGGGACTGGTCACGCGTGACTATTTAGAAG AGATACAAAGCAGGCGTCAGGAACGCAAGAGACGAACAACAGCAAATCCAATATATAGCGGAGCTATGTTTGAACCAGAG CGGAAGAAGAGCTCAGTGTCGTATCTGAGTTCCATAAACCAGTCCAGCAGGAAGAGAG CCAATGAGGACAGCTTGTCAGAG aTTCTGCAGAAGGAAGATGCCATTGAGTGGCCAGGGACTCTTGCTATTGTCCATTCCTACATCTCCTATAAAGCAG ctaaagagggagagaaagatcGTCTGAAGAGATGGAGCTCAGAGCTGCGGCAGGAGAGAGAGACGCTGGAGCACAGAATCGGACAACTCAGCAACTCTATAACA AGATGTATGGACAGCAAGAACAGCGTACTGGACCagcagagagagatggaggcTTCGCTTGAGAAAATGAGAGGGCTGGTGCGTCTGATCAGAGGGATCCAGTTGTCTCCCTTCATCTGCCCTGGAGCCATGGCTAACGGAGAAACCTCCCACAACGGAGCTTCCAAACCCAGCAGCTCCAGTGCGGTCACCACAGacacaaacaacaacacaaatgCCCCAACAAGCTCCTCGGAAGCTACGGTGATAATAAGCACCCTCACAAACACGAGCGACGGCTTAAAGCAGATCGCCACAAAtaacaacccagagaccgccgGTGCGAAGAGCGATGAGGAGAGCGCACAGATCAACAGCCCATCCAGGATCAAGAGCGAACCCACAAATGCAAACGCCGCAGCCTTCAGCAATAACAGCAGCAACCAGGCGGTTCTCGGTACCAACGGAACCGTGTCTGCCGGGGAGgagaatacaaaaaaacacaaaaacaacagtgACCTCAGCGTCATCCCACAGGCCCTCCTCGGCTCAATCGTGCCCCTTACAGAAGTGACAGAGGGGGTGAAATAG
- the phf21aa gene encoding PHD finger protein 21Aa isoform X3, with translation MVFKTADVGKAAVLGFGKKRSMMELQNLQEALKVEIQIHQKLVSQMKQDPQKKVVEQLRRDLLVKQEDMKLQTLQADGQTSTLLITQTQTPLPAASLTTPQSSVAPVIASKTLPLVLRAAAPTSPIIMTPAPTITVVTTLGSTLLASPPSSDPQKSPVNFQPVIQTTNQGAEPVRVIPNSTVVVQAASQPIKVPQFVPPTRQTTRPAPLPQVRPKPPASLSPAAGQVSVHTLQSPVLLSTALPSSGHVQQMRILNGLPCPNSSNSTSILISPSTHTLPSAQTYTQQLPHNSPSSDNTIPAVEYGTEPKTSLLISPDTPTQTSPPLSLDAPSSPAPTNTHTPSSKHQESPLKLAFMLSLGLVTRDYLEEIQSRRQERKRRTTANPIYSGAMFEPERKKSSVSYLSSINQSSRKRANEDSLSEILQKEDAIEWPGTLAIVHSYISYKAAKEGEKDRLKRWSSELRQERETLEHRIGQLSNSITRCMDSKNSVLDQQREMEASLEKMRGLVRLIRGIQLSPFICPGAMANGETSHNGASKPSSSSAVTTDTNNNTNAPTSSSEATVIISTLTNTSDGLKQIATNNNPETAGAKSDEESAQINSPSRIKSEPTNANAAAFSNNSSNQAVLGTNGTVSAGEENTKKHKNNSDLSVIPQALLGSIVPLTEVTEGVK, from the exons aAAAAGGTGGTGGAGCAGTTAAGGAGGGATCTACTGGTGAAACAGGAAGATATGAAGCTGCAGACACTACAAGCCGATGGGCAAACGTCTACCTTGCTcatcacacagacacagacgcCTCTGCCCGCTGCCAGCCTCACTACTCCACAG AGCTCTGTGGCCCCTGTCATTGCTTCAAAGACTCTACCTCTGGTGCTGAGAGCTGCCGCACCCACCTCACCTATCATCATGACACCAGCACCTACTATCACCGTGGTTACAACCCTTGGCAGCACACTCCTGGCAAGCCCTCCTAGCTCAGATCCTCAAAAGTCCCCAGTAAACTTCCAACCGGTCATCCAAACGACCAATCAGGGTGCAGAGCCAGTGCGAGTCATACCCAATAGCACCGTTGTC GTGCAAGCTGCCTCCCAACCAATCAAAGTTCCTCAGTTTGTCCCACCAACCAGACAGACAACACGGCCAGCCCCTCTACCGCAG gTCAGGCCAAAACCCCCAGCATCTTTGTCTCCAGCTGCTGGTCAGGTTTCCGTGCACACCTTACAGTCACCGGTGTTACTGAGCACTGCCCTTCCTTCCTCTGGTCACGTCCAGCAGATGCGAATCCTCAATGGCCTGCCCTGCCCCAACAGCTCTAACAGCACAAGCATCCTGATCTCCCCATCTACACACACGCTGCCATCagcacagacatacacacagcaaTTACCTCACAACAGCCCAAGCTCTGACAACACG ATACCCGCAGTGGAATATGGGACAGAGCCAAAGACTTCATTGCTCATCTCTCCAGACACGCCTACACAAACTTCACCTCCACTGTCTTTAGATGCACCATCTTCACCTGCCcccaccaacacacacactccttccTCCAAACATCAGGAGAGCCCTCTG AAACTGGCCTTCATGTTGTCTTTGGGACTGGTCACGCGTGACTATTTAGAAG AGATACAAAGCAGGCGTCAGGAACGCAAGAGACGAACAACAGCAAATCCAATATATAGCGGAGCTATGTTTGAACCAGAG CGGAAGAAGAGCTCAGTGTCGTATCTGAGTTCCATAAACCAGTCCAGCAGGAAGAGAG CCAATGAGGACAGCTTGTCAGAG aTTCTGCAGAAGGAAGATGCCATTGAGTGGCCAGGGACTCTTGCTATTGTCCATTCCTACATCTCCTATAAAGCAG ctaaagagggagagaaagatcGTCTGAAGAGATGGAGCTCAGAGCTGCGGCAGGAGAGAGAGACGCTGGAGCACAGAATCGGACAACTCAGCAACTCTATAACA AGATGTATGGACAGCAAGAACAGCGTACTGGACCagcagagagagatggaggcTTCGCTTGAGAAAATGAGAGGGCTGGTGCGTCTGATCAGAGGGATCCAGTTGTCTCCCTTCATCTGCCCTGGAGCCATGGCTAACGGAGAAACCTCCCACAACGGAGCTTCCAAACCCAGCAGCTCCAGTGCGGTCACCACAGacacaaacaacaacacaaatgCCCCAACAAGCTCCTCGGAAGCTACGGTGATAATAAGCACCCTCACAAACACGAGCGACGGCTTAAAGCAGATCGCCACAAAtaacaacccagagaccgccgGTGCGAAGAGCGATGAGGAGAGCGCACAGATCAACAGCCCATCCAGGATCAAGAGCGAACCCACAAATGCAAACGCCGCAGCCTTCAGCAATAACAGCAGCAACCAGGCGGTTCTCGGTACCAACGGAACCGTGTCTGCCGGGGAGgagaatacaaaaaaacacaaaaacaacagtgACCTCAGCGTCATCCCACAGGCCCTCCTCGGCTCAATCGTGCCCCTTACAGAAGTGACAGAGGGGGTGAAATAG